The following proteins come from a genomic window of Paenibacillus swuensis:
- the rbsK gene encoding ribokinase, with the protein MKKPHIVVIGSLNMDLVVSMQRMPKTGETVMGEGIHTIPGGKGANQAIGCAKLGAQVTMIGAVGEDGFGDAIVRQMEKHGIATDTIARLTDTSTGTATIFHTPEDNCIVIVPGANGHCTPASIEGYISLIQGADLVLVQLEIPLETVREALKLAREAGVATVLNPAPARELPVELLGLADYITPNETEFEALTGEAYASEEALEAGMRCWQEANGPKLLVTRGKLGVSFLEQAEGGLPLAQLRTVPAPVVDAVDTTGAGDAFNAAFSYCVASGHTLESAVSFAVKAASLSVTRFGAQDGMPTLEEVSIS; encoded by the coding sequence ATGAAAAAGCCACACATTGTAGTCATCGGAAGTCTGAATATGGATTTGGTGGTTTCCATGCAACGGATGCCGAAGACCGGCGAAACCGTCATGGGTGAAGGAATTCACACCATTCCGGGAGGAAAGGGTGCGAACCAAGCAATCGGTTGCGCGAAGCTGGGGGCGCAAGTCACCATGATCGGAGCCGTGGGAGAAGACGGCTTCGGAGACGCGATTGTCCGGCAGATGGAGAAGCACGGCATCGCTACGGATACGATTGCGCGGTTAACGGATACGTCGACCGGTACGGCTACGATCTTTCACACGCCGGAGGACAATTGTATCGTCATTGTGCCCGGAGCGAACGGGCATTGCACGCCGGCATCTATAGAAGGATACATATCGCTGATTCAGGGGGCGGATCTGGTCTTGGTCCAGCTGGAGATCCCTTTGGAAACCGTACGGGAGGCGTTGAAGTTAGCGCGTGAGGCCGGTGTGGCCACCGTGCTGAATCCCGCGCCTGCGCGTGAGCTTCCCGTCGAGCTGCTGGGCTTGGCCGATTACATTACGCCGAACGAGACGGAGTTTGAGGCGCTGACCGGGGAGGCCTATGCCTCCGAGGAAGCGTTGGAGGCGGGGATGCGGTGTTGGCAAGAGGCGAACGGGCCTAAGCTGCTGGTCACGCGCGGCAAGTTGGGTGTGTCGTTCTTGGAGCAAGCTGAAGGGGGTCTTCCCTTGGCTCAGCTGCGCACCGTTCCGGCGCCCGTGGTGGATGCCGTGGATACAACCGGGGCCGGCGATGCGTTCAACGCCGCATTCAGCTACTGTGTGGCAAGCGGGCATACATTGGAAAGCGCCGTTTCCTTTGCGGTGAAAGCAGCCTCTTTGTCTGTGACCCGGTTCGGTGCGCAGGACGGAATGCCTACCCTGGAAGAAGTATCTATATCATAG
- a CDS encoding AraC family transcriptional regulator: protein MIARVDFVFTATRPAATYVGLHQHSCHELVYYASGTGKTQIENTKREYHPNHYALVTAGTPHDEQRFEHTNVICVGFHLEGQELPLLRNSLYADMTHLPVLRSLQDMLTEMQSQQAYQTHKLNALMSMIVIDHLRMAAPADFGHNQDNFGYTRNFMDENFNQKMTLESLAAMAGYSSDHFRHQFKTKFGLSPMQYLLNKRLENARRLLLYSNLSVTSIAMECGFSTDAQFCTLFKREQGTSPRAFRQRSEEKEVWGGQN from the coding sequence ATGATTGCTCGTGTGGATTTTGTGTTTACCGCAACCCGGCCAGCCGCGACTTATGTCGGATTGCACCAGCACAGTTGTCATGAATTGGTTTACTATGCCTCGGGTACAGGCAAGACACAAATCGAGAACACAAAGCGCGAGTACCACCCGAATCACTATGCACTCGTTACCGCAGGAACGCCTCATGACGAGCAACGTTTTGAACATACGAACGTAATTTGTGTAGGTTTCCATCTGGAAGGCCAGGAGCTGCCCTTACTTCGCAATTCGCTGTACGCCGACATGACTCACCTCCCTGTTCTGCGCTCACTGCAAGACATGTTAACGGAAATGCAGTCGCAGCAAGCCTACCAAACCCATAAATTAAATGCCCTGATGAGCATGATCGTCATCGATCATTTGCGGATGGCCGCGCCAGCGGATTTCGGTCATAACCAGGATAACTTCGGGTACACCCGCAACTTTATGGACGAAAATTTCAACCAGAAGATGACATTGGAAAGTCTTGCGGCCATGGCTGGCTACAGTTCCGACCACTTTCGGCATCAGTTCAAGACCAAGTTCGGCCTCTCCCCCATGCAATACCTGCTCAACAAACGGCTGGAGAATGCCCGGCGGCTACTGCTCTATTCCAACTTGTCCGTGACTTCCATCGCAATGGAGTGCGGTTTTTCCACAGATGCGCAATTTTGTACTCTATTCAAAAGAGAGCAAGGCACCTCCCCGCGCGCATTCCGCCAACGGTCCGAGGAGAAAGAAGTGTGGGGCGGCCAGAATTAG
- a CDS encoding DMT family transporter codes for MANASNVIGSKKGTGNAFNIRGINGIWYVALGAVLWGVDPLFRILLLKSFTSAQIVFIEHVLLACYAVPVFMKYRHALAGKITLAVIGALLFISWGGSAVATILFTSAFAHGNANAVLLLQKLQPLFAIVLARFLLKEALPPKFSAYIAVAIIGTYLLTFGFALPDLGWSDLGTLSCLFSIMAAMLWGGSTVMGKFLLQKDFSFHLVTAMRFLLALPLLLGIMVASGDAFHLNSEANIAFLIVNLLFQAFFPGLLSMLLYYKGLSSTKASMATLAELAFPAVGVFINWWAFGYTLTLGQFVGFLLIWSTLWLMSTRQTLASAENTIA; via the coding sequence TTGGCAAACGCATCGAATGTCATTGGCAGCAAGAAAGGCACAGGCAACGCGTTCAACATCCGCGGGATCAACGGCATCTGGTATGTCGCGCTGGGTGCCGTCTTGTGGGGAGTGGATCCGCTTTTCCGGATTCTGTTGTTAAAGAGCTTCACCTCCGCTCAAATTGTGTTCATTGAACACGTATTATTGGCTTGTTACGCGGTGCCTGTGTTTATGAAATACCGTCATGCTTTAGCCGGCAAGATTACGCTCGCCGTGATCGGCGCCCTGCTCTTTATATCCTGGGGCGGCTCGGCCGTCGCCACCATCCTGTTCACCTCAGCGTTCGCGCACGGCAATGCGAATGCGGTGCTACTGCTGCAGAAGCTTCAGCCGCTGTTTGCGATTGTGTTAGCCCGTTTTCTGTTGAAAGAGGCGTTACCGCCTAAGTTCTCCGCCTATATTGCTGTAGCCATTATCGGTACTTATTTATTAACGTTCGGTTTCGCCTTGCCTGACTTAGGGTGGAGCGATCTCGGCACGCTAAGCTGTCTGTTCTCCATCATGGCGGCCATGCTGTGGGGCGGTTCGACGGTGATGGGGAAATTTTTGCTCCAAAAAGATTTCAGCTTTCACCTTGTGACCGCGATGCGTTTCCTGTTAGCTCTTCCCCTGTTGCTGGGGATTATGGTGGCGAGCGGTGACGCTTTTCACCTGAACAGCGAAGCGAATATCGCATTTCTGATCGTCAACTTGCTGTTTCAAGCCTTCTTTCCCGGTTTGCTCAGCATGCTGCTCTATTATAAAGGGCTGTCCTCCACGAAAGCGTCCATGGCCACGCTCGCCGAGCTTGCCTTCCCTGCTGTCGGCGTGTTTATTAACTGGTGGGCTTTCGGCTATACGTTAACGCTTGGCCAATTCGTCGGATTCCTGCTCATTTGGTCCACGTTATGGTTGATGAGTACTCGCCAAACGCTGGCATCCGCGGAGAATACAATCGCTTAA
- a CDS encoding GlsB/YeaQ/YmgE family stress response membrane protein, whose translation MSFLWALIIGGIIGWLGGLLVGRDIPGGIIGNIIAGFIGAWLGGALLGDWGPHIAGFAFIPAVIGAIIVVLIISAILKGMRRA comes from the coding sequence ATGAGTTTCTTATGGGCATTAATTATTGGTGGTATTATTGGTTGGTTAGGCGGTCTTCTGGTAGGTCGTGACATTCCTGGAGGCATTATCGGCAACATTATCGCCGGTTTCATCGGCGCATGGTTGGGCGGCGCGCTTCTGGGTGACTGGGGTCCGCACATCGCTGGCTTCGCTTTCATCCCCGCTGTCATCGGTGCGATTATCGTCGTATTGATTATCAGCGCCATCTTGAAAGGTATGAGACGCGCTTAA
- a CDS encoding PfkB family carbohydrate kinase has protein sequence MDVVALGELLIDFTPYTGPHGSLFEKNPGGAPANVLAALAKQGKKTAFIGKVGEDHFGHYLEDILRQNGISTEGLVFSETENTTLAFVELDESGDRSFTFYRKPGADYMLSWEEVNQDLIRSARIFHYGSISMTHEPAASATLAAVRLAKEHGLLISYDPNLRLRLWPDPETAKARIREGLPYADVLKLSEEEMEFLTDERDLNAGTARIHNEFGISLICVTRGPAGCFYRAGALTGEVPAYAVDVVDTTGAGDAFLGGVLGRLLDETTNLQQLTAEQYKEIIAYGNATGSLAATSRGGIPSMPSPEQVMNLICKN, from the coding sequence ATGGATGTAGTTGCTTTAGGTGAACTTTTAATTGATTTTACACCTTATACAGGTCCGCATGGATCGCTGTTTGAGAAGAACCCGGGAGGCGCTCCGGCTAACGTGCTGGCCGCCTTGGCCAAACAAGGAAAGAAGACGGCTTTCATCGGTAAAGTAGGCGAGGATCACTTCGGTCATTATCTGGAGGATATTCTGAGGCAAAACGGTATTTCTACAGAAGGGCTGGTCTTTTCCGAGACGGAAAACACAACGCTTGCCTTTGTAGAATTGGATGAGTCCGGGGATCGCAGCTTTACGTTTTATCGCAAGCCTGGAGCGGATTACATGTTAAGCTGGGAGGAAGTCAATCAAGATTTGATTCGGAGCGCCAGAATCTTTCATTACGGTTCAATCTCCATGACCCATGAGCCTGCCGCTTCAGCAACGTTAGCCGCGGTGAGACTGGCCAAAGAGCATGGTCTCCTGATTTCCTATGATCCGAACCTCAGGCTGCGCCTGTGGCCGGACCCGGAAACGGCTAAAGCCCGGATTCGGGAAGGTTTGCCTTATGCGGATGTGTTAAAGCTATCCGAGGAGGAAATGGAGTTTCTGACGGATGAACGCGATTTAAACGCGGGCACCGCCCGGATCCATAACGAGTTCGGCATTTCCCTGATCTGTGTAACGCGGGGGCCGGCGGGCTGCTTTTATCGGGCAGGAGCGTTGACCGGGGAAGTTCCCGCTTATGCCGTGGATGTCGTCGACACGACAGGGGCCGGCGACGCGTTTCTTGGAGGAGTGCTCGGCCGCCTGCTGGATGAGACGACGAATTTGCAACAGTTGACTGCCGAACAATACAAGGAAATCATCGCTTACGGAAACGCGACGGGTTCACTTGCGGCAACGTCCAGGGGAGGTATTCCTTCCATGCCGAGCCCTGAACAGGTCATGAATTTGATTTGTAAAAATTAA
- a CDS encoding GNAT family N-acetyltransferase has translation MNPILMDIPSEFTTDRLRIRMPMPGDGKALYEAVRASLEELKDWLPFAQKEMSEEEAEIALREGHLRFLKREDLWLLLFDKDTNQLIGSSGLHRINWYIPKFEIGYWIDTRYSGQGYMTEAVEGIAQYAFNDLKAKRVEIRCDALNVKSRAVAERLGFPLEVIMRNEGMSADGTTVRDTCVYAKIQ, from the coding sequence ATTAATCCTATTCTAATGGACATTCCCAGTGAGTTCACCACCGATCGATTGCGTATCCGCATGCCCATGCCCGGCGACGGGAAAGCCTTGTATGAGGCCGTCCGGGCATCGTTGGAAGAGCTGAAGGACTGGTTACCTTTTGCCCAAAAAGAAATGTCGGAAGAAGAGGCGGAAATTGCTTTGCGCGAAGGTCATCTGAGGTTCCTGAAACGTGAGGATTTATGGCTGTTGCTGTTCGACAAGGACACGAATCAACTGATTGGTTCTTCGGGGCTGCATCGTATCAACTGGTACATTCCCAAATTTGAAATCGGTTACTGGATCGACACACGCTACAGCGGACAAGGGTATATGACCGAGGCGGTCGAGGGGATCGCACAATACGCGTTTAACGACCTGAAAGCGAAGCGGGTTGAAATCCGGTGCGACGCCTTAAATGTGAAGAGCCGCGCGGTGGCGGAGCGATTAGGATTTCCTTTGGAAGTCATCATGAGAAATGAAGGAATGTCCGCGGACGGAACAACAGTCAGAGATACGTGCGTGTATGCCAAAATCCAATGA
- a CDS encoding glycosyl hydrolase produces MLVKDSFRRVLAIGLSLCFIMYAFTGLSGRANAAQPPVNSDATQASRDLLQYLYNTSGNHILSGQFNYIEDPSGWSNQVQNITGKRPALWGSDFAWEEIKHQRQGMVNAAIAEHQAGSIVTLSWHQQKPNDPDNAGWGSVQGWYTEQEMTELVTPGTTLYNQWLAKADEIAGYLQQLEDAGVPVLWRPYHENNAGWFWWGGRQAQFKQLWMNMYDRYTNHHGLDNLIWVWSANANNDWAEPLAGFYPGHDYVDVVGQDIYDGFQQAYYDELLAVGNGKPMAITENGKVPGSATFSSQPLYAFHMVWGSHLTSENTNGEIQSSYNDPYVFTRDEVNIVPGSGGTGGGGDIVVDDAVTGTGNNQFNYVGTWQTSSDASHHNGGDHYSATTNSYYDVDFQGTQVKVYGTKDAHHGIAAVSIDGGAETMVDLYSASRNPNTILWTSPVLSAGNHTVKVRVTGTKNASSAWNVVTADRIVVTPASTVLNDATVGTGLNQFEYSGTWSTSTGGGKYQGNDHYSATTGSFYQVDFNGKQVKIYGTKDAHHGIAGVSIDGGAEVQADFYGASRVDNTLVWTSPVLSSGNHTVKVRVTGTKNASSTWNVITADRVEVVH; encoded by the coding sequence ATGTTGGTGAAAGATTCATTTCGACGGGTTCTGGCAATTGGTTTATCCCTATGCTTCATTATGTATGCGTTTACAGGCTTGTCCGGACGCGCGAATGCGGCTCAGCCTCCGGTCAATTCGGATGCTACCCAGGCTTCGAGGGATCTTTTGCAATACTTGTATAACACTTCGGGTAACCATATTCTGTCCGGTCAGTTCAACTACATTGAAGATCCGAGCGGATGGTCTAATCAGGTGCAAAATATAACCGGAAAACGCCCCGCCCTATGGGGAAGCGATTTCGCATGGGAGGAAATTAAGCACCAGCGCCAAGGAATGGTGAACGCGGCGATCGCGGAACATCAAGCGGGTTCCATCGTGACGCTCAGCTGGCATCAGCAAAAGCCGAATGATCCGGATAACGCGGGCTGGGGCAGCGTTCAGGGATGGTACACGGAGCAAGAGATGACCGAGCTGGTTACGCCGGGCACGACGCTGTACAATCAATGGCTTGCCAAGGCGGATGAAATTGCCGGCTATTTGCAGCAATTGGAGGATGCCGGTGTGCCTGTTCTGTGGCGGCCTTACCATGAGAACAATGCCGGATGGTTCTGGTGGGGCGGCCGACAGGCGCAGTTCAAGCAGCTGTGGATGAATATGTATGACCGCTACACGAACCATCACGGCCTGGATAATCTCATCTGGGTATGGTCGGCGAACGCCAACAATGACTGGGCTGAGCCGTTGGCCGGTTTCTATCCGGGTCATGACTATGTGGACGTGGTCGGTCAGGATATTTATGACGGCTTCCAGCAAGCGTATTATGATGAACTGTTGGCTGTAGGGAATGGGAAGCCGATGGCGATTACGGAGAACGGCAAGGTGCCGGGTTCGGCGACGTTCAGCAGCCAGCCGTTGTATGCGTTCCATATGGTATGGGGAAGTCATCTGACGTCGGAGAACACGAACGGGGAAATTCAAAGCTCCTACAACGATCCTTACGTGTTCACCAGGGATGAAGTGAATATTGTACCGGGTTCCGGAGGCACCGGCGGTGGCGGCGATATTGTAGTGGACGACGCGGTGACGGGTACGGGCAACAATCAGTTCAATTATGTTGGAACGTGGCAGACCTCCTCCGATGCTTCGCATCATAACGGGGGTGACCATTATTCGGCAACGACGAACAGTTATTATGATGTCGACTTTCAAGGTACGCAAGTTAAGGTGTACGGAACGAAAGATGCGCACCACGGGATAGCGGCCGTATCGATTGACGGCGGAGCAGAGACGATGGTAGATCTGTACAGTGCGTCTCGTAACCCAAATACGATACTTTGGACCAGTCCGGTCTTGTCGGCGGGGAACCACACGGTTAAAGTGCGGGTCACCGGGACCAAGAATGCGAGCTCCGCTTGGAACGTTGTCACGGCGGATCGGATCGTCGTAACGCCGGCATCGACTGTGCTGAATGACGCGACCGTTGGGACCGGATTGAATCAGTTCGAGTACTCGGGCACATGGAGCACAAGCACCGGCGGCGGCAAGTATCAGGGCAACGATCACTATTCCGCTACAACAGGGAGCTTCTACCAAGTCGATTTCAACGGGAAGCAAGTGAAAATCTATGGTACGAAGGACGCTCATCACGGCATCGCGGGGGTGTCCATCGACGGCGGAGCCGAGGTGCAGGCGGATTTCTACGGCGCATCGCGCGTTGATAATACACTGGTATGGACCAGCCCGGTGCTGTCATCGGGCAATCACACCGTCAAGGTGCGGGTGACCGGCACGAAGAACGCGAGTTCCACCTGGAACGTCATCACGGCCGATCGCGTGGAAGTGGTGCACTAA
- a CDS encoding alpha-amylase — protein sequence MERNHTMMQFFEWHLDNDGAQWKRLKEMAPELKQRGIDSVWIPPVTKSTSSEDTGYSVYDLYDLGEFDQKGSVRTKYGTKQELHEAIDACHEQGIMVYVDLVMNHKAGADETELIKVIEVDENNRTEEKSEPFDIEAWTKFTFPGRGDQYSAFKWNFEHFNGTDFDAKENRTGVFRIFGENKKWNENVDDAFGNYDYLMYANIDYNHPAVTEEMVTWGKWLAETLKCNGFRLDAIKHIDYDFVKYFAEQIIQERGDEFFIVGEFWNSDPGACQEFLETIEHKISLFDVVLHYNLQNASLAGRDYDLTKIFDGSLAQSHPMQAVTFVDNHDSQPGEALESWVGDAFKQSAYALILLRQEGYPCVFYGDYFGIGGETPIESKKIAIDPLLYARQNKAYGDQEDYFDHANTIGWVRRGVAEIERSGCAVVISNGDDGEKRMFISADRAGEVWVDLTNTREEHITIEEDGFATFPVNGGSVSVWALPELDVE from the coding sequence ATGGAACGAAATCATACGATGATGCAATTTTTTGAGTGGCATTTAGATAACGACGGGGCACAGTGGAAACGATTGAAAGAAATGGCGCCAGAACTGAAGCAGCGCGGGATTGATTCGGTGTGGATTCCGCCGGTCACGAAGAGCACATCATCGGAAGATACGGGATACAGCGTGTATGACCTGTACGACCTCGGCGAATTTGATCAAAAAGGATCGGTACGCACGAAATACGGCACCAAACAGGAGCTGCATGAAGCCATTGACGCCTGCCACGAGCAAGGGATCATGGTTTATGTGGATTTGGTCATGAACCATAAAGCCGGCGCGGATGAAACGGAACTGATTAAAGTGATTGAAGTGGATGAGAACAACCGGACCGAAGAGAAATCGGAGCCCTTCGACATTGAAGCTTGGACCAAGTTCACTTTTCCGGGCCGGGGAGATCAGTATTCCGCCTTTAAGTGGAATTTCGAACATTTCAACGGTACGGACTTTGATGCGAAGGAAAATCGCACGGGGGTATTTCGAATCTTCGGAGAGAACAAAAAGTGGAATGAGAACGTGGATGACGCCTTCGGCAACTATGACTATTTAATGTACGCCAACATTGACTACAATCACCCCGCAGTCACAGAGGAAATGGTTACATGGGGCAAATGGCTCGCCGAGACCCTGAAATGCAACGGCTTCCGTCTGGATGCGATTAAGCATATTGATTATGATTTCGTGAAATATTTTGCCGAACAGATCATTCAGGAACGCGGTGATGAGTTCTTCATTGTCGGGGAGTTCTGGAATTCCGATCCTGGGGCGTGTCAGGAGTTTCTGGAAACGATCGAGCACAAGATCAGCTTGTTCGATGTCGTGCTTCATTACAATCTGCAGAATGCATCGTTAGCCGGAAGAGATTATGATTTGACCAAAATATTCGACGGCAGCCTGGCGCAAAGCCATCCGATGCAAGCGGTCACGTTCGTGGATAATCACGATTCGCAACCGGGCGAAGCGTTGGAATCTTGGGTAGGCGACGCGTTTAAACAGAGCGCCTATGCTCTGATTCTGCTGCGTCAGGAAGGATATCCTTGCGTATTCTATGGCGATTACTTCGGCATCGGGGGCGAAACGCCGATTGAAAGCAAGAAGATCGCGATTGATCCGCTGCTATACGCGCGTCAGAACAAGGCGTACGGCGATCAGGAAGACTACTTCGACCATGCCAACACGATTGGATGGGTCCGCAGAGGCGTGGCAGAAATCGAGCGATCCGGCTGCGCGGTCGTGATTTCCAACGGGGATGACGGGGAAAAGCGCATGTTCATCAGCGCGGATCGGGCCGGCGAAGTGTGGGTGGATTTGACCAATACCCGTGAAGAACATATCACCATCGAAGAAGACGGTTTTGCGACATTTCCGGTTAACGGCGGAAGCGTGTCGGTGTGGGCTTTGCCGGAATTGGATGTGGAATAA
- a CDS encoding CHASE3 domain-containing protein gives MIIINNQISHLKNEQNYIISHDIEVHNLTYQIEKQLLDMETGQRGYVITGATNYLEPYNSGRATWKEYYNDLYTLISDNPNQKQKLSEIKSNIESWINVSGEPVILLKQQNKMDEILAYFDTGKGKMKVDEVRTQFKIFRDTELELTEQRADRLNTQNRALEAGIYILLALVCGISIGSALFISNTITKTIRDVIQSIRDITSAGGNLSHRIQIRTRDEVGELGDAMNVLLETTEQQSQLKTNIAEIIGMFQGMTDVKLLGQSFLNTVAPMMSASYGVLYLRCRKGNGEQYLKVASYATNLDDIGLKTVRIGEGLVGQSIMNKQVMELNDIPEGYVRIASALGQAEPKHLIIVPVEFEGSVIAAVELATFGTFIATDRQLLLDVSHSLGTALDSVETRMEIERLLEESQVMTEELQVQTEELQVQAEEMERQQEVLQHTNNELEKQNEVNENKSRELEITRVEMEEYTKKLQEISTYKSNFLANMSHELRTPLNSMLVLSQLLAENRNGTLTVNEQEYARVVNSAGNDLLVLINDVLDLSKVEAGKIDIVTEITNVTEIPIMMRHQFLPLAEQKGIEFHVEMSPDVPDVIWTDEQRLYQIIRNLLSNAFKFTSEGQVTLSISMLDDEDYNRYGLVKIKGSVVAISVKDTGIGIPHDKLDLIFEAFQQVDGATSRKYGGTGLGLSISREFAHLLGGVIVVESEERVGSTFTFLLQLKDEDSHQLEPLKLHSESAAAAELVTFSSSVIAKNEPRLTEGEQSKDKTQFPDEDLLFKNKRVLIVDDDIRNTFALTVALEQAGLDITVADNGQECMEILQREPSFDIILMDIMMPVMDGYETMRNIRKLPEFEGVPVIALTAKAMKYDREKCLAAGASDYISKPLNMDQLFSLMRVWLTS, from the coding sequence TGAGCAGAATTACATTATCTCTCATGATATTGAAGTCCATAACCTGACCTATCAAATTGAAAAACAGCTGTTGGATATGGAGACAGGACAACGGGGGTATGTAATCACAGGCGCAACCAACTACCTTGAACCTTACAATAGCGGAAGAGCGACATGGAAAGAGTATTACAATGATTTATATACCCTCATTTCGGATAATCCGAATCAAAAGCAGAAGCTTAGTGAAATTAAAAGCAATATAGAAAGCTGGATTAACGTCTCCGGGGAGCCGGTCATTCTGCTCAAGCAACAAAATAAAATGGATGAGATTCTGGCTTATTTTGATACCGGTAAAGGAAAGATGAAAGTAGATGAGGTTCGTACTCAGTTCAAAATATTTCGGGATACGGAGTTGGAACTGACGGAACAAAGAGCCGATCGGCTAAACACACAGAACCGGGCGCTTGAAGCGGGCATTTACATTTTATTAGCATTGGTCTGCGGAATTTCCATAGGCTCCGCGTTATTCATCTCCAATACGATCACAAAAACGATTAGAGATGTCATCCAATCCATTCGTGACATCACTTCGGCGGGAGGCAATCTAAGCCATCGCATCCAGATCCGAACCCGCGATGAAGTGGGTGAATTGGGCGACGCCATGAATGTTCTCCTGGAAACAACGGAACAACAAAGTCAACTAAAAACCAATATTGCTGAAATCATCGGAATGTTTCAGGGCATGACGGACGTGAAGCTTCTGGGGCAGTCTTTTCTGAATACGGTCGCACCTATGATGAGCGCTTCTTACGGGGTCTTGTATTTACGCTGCCGGAAGGGGAACGGGGAACAGTATTTGAAAGTAGCCTCTTACGCCACGAATCTGGATGATATCGGGTTAAAGACGGTTCGCATCGGTGAAGGCTTGGTAGGTCAGAGCATTATGAATAAACAAGTCATGGAGTTGAATGACATTCCCGAGGGGTATGTACGGATTGCATCCGCTCTTGGCCAGGCGGAACCCAAGCATCTGATCATCGTTCCCGTGGAATTTGAGGGCAGCGTTATTGCGGCCGTCGAATTAGCGACGTTCGGCACGTTCATCGCGACGGACCGCCAACTGCTCTTGGACGTATCGCATTCCTTAGGTACTGCACTGGACAGCGTGGAAACCCGTATGGAAATTGAACGGTTACTTGAAGAGTCCCAAGTGATGACCGAAGAGTTGCAAGTGCAAACTGAGGAACTACAAGTGCAAGCTGAAGAAATGGAAAGACAGCAAGAGGTGCTGCAGCATACGAACAATGAATTAGAGAAACAGAATGAAGTGAACGAGAATAAATCAAGAGAATTGGAGATTACTCGTGTTGAAATGGAAGAATATACGAAAAAACTTCAAGAGATCTCAACTTATAAATCTAATTTTTTGGCGAACATGTCCCATGAACTTCGGACGCCTCTCAACAGTATGCTCGTGTTATCGCAACTTCTGGCAGAGAACAGAAACGGCACATTAACCGTGAATGAACAGGAATATGCCAGAGTGGTCAATTCGGCCGGGAACGACTTGCTGGTGTTAATTAATGATGTATTGGATTTGTCCAAGGTGGAAGCCGGGAAAATTGATATCGTTACCGAAATCACGAATGTAACCGAAATTCCGATCATGATGAGACATCAATTTCTTCCGTTGGCGGAGCAGAAGGGGATCGAATTTCATGTCGAGATGAGCCCGGATGTCCCGGATGTCATTTGGACGGATGAGCAAAGACTATACCAGATTATTCGAAATTTACTCTCTAACGCGTTCAAATTTACCAGTGAAGGACAGGTTACGCTGTCCATCAGCATGCTGGATGACGAAGACTACAACCGATATGGCCTAGTAAAGATTAAGGGAAGCGTGGTGGCTATCTCTGTAAAGGATACCGGGATAGGAATCCCGCATGATAAACTAGACCTCATCTTTGAAGCATTCCAGCAGGTAGACGGAGCAACCAGCCGTAAGTACGGGGGAACCGGATTGGGATTATCTATATCTCGTGAATTTGCCCATTTGTTAGGCGGCGTTATCGTTGTGGAGAGTGAAGAAAGGGTGGGAAGCACGTTCACGTTCTTACTGCAGTTGAAAGATGAAGATTCGCATCAACTGGAGCCCTTGAAGTTACATTCGGAGTCAGCGGCAGCGGCTGAACTGGTGACATTCTCCTCTTCCGTAATCGCGAAGAACGAGCCGCGCCTCACGGAAGGCGAACAATCCAAAGATAAAACGCAATTCCCGGATGAGGATCTGTTATTCAAAAATAAGCGAGTTCTGATTGTGGATGATGATATTCGAAATACCTTTGCGTTGACTGTAGCTTTGGAGCAGGCAGGTCTAGATATTACGGTCGCGGATAACGGGCAGGAATGTATGGAGATTTTACAGCGGGAACCATCGTTCGACATCATCTTAATGGATATTATGATGCCGGTCATGGATGGATATGAGACGATGAGAAACATCCGGAAATTACCCGAATTTGAAGGGGTTCCGGTCATCGCGCTCACCGCGAAAGCCATGAAGTACGACAGGGAGAAATGCCTGGCCGCCGGCGCTTCCGATTATATCAGCAAACCGTTGAACATGGATCAACTGTTCTCGCTCATGCGGGTGTGGTTGACGAGTTAA